Proteins encoded together in one Bacteroides ovatus window:
- a CDS encoding AAA family ATPase: protein MSGNYVINIGRQLGSGGKEIGEKLAARLGINFYDKELINLASEESGLCKEFFEKADEKASQGIIGGLFGMRFPFISEGAMPCNNCLSNDALFKVQSDVIRHLAAERSCVFVGRCADYILREHPRCANVFISASKEDRIARLCGMHHIDAEAAEEMIEKADKRRSEYYNYYSYKTWGAAATYHLCIDSSSLGIEETVRFIEEFVVKKLQLV from the coding sequence ATGAGCGGTAATTATGTTATCAATATCGGCCGTCAGTTAGGTAGCGGCGGAAAAGAAATAGGAGAGAAGTTGGCAGCCCGTTTGGGAATCAACTTCTACGACAAGGAACTGATTAATCTGGCTTCGGAGGAAAGTGGATTGTGTAAGGAGTTTTTTGAAAAGGCTGATGAAAAAGCCTCGCAGGGTATTATTGGCGGACTGTTCGGTATGCGTTTCCCTTTTATCAGTGAGGGAGCTATGCCATGTAACAACTGCTTGAGCAATGATGCCTTGTTCAAAGTACAGAGTGATGTGATCCGTCATCTGGCAGCAGAAAGATCTTGTGTCTTTGTAGGACGTTGCGCAGATTATATTCTGAGAGAGCATCCTCGTTGCGCTAATGTTTTTATTTCAGCCTCTAAAGAAGATCGCATAGCGCGGTTGTGTGGCATGCATCATATTGATGCGGAAGCTGCAGAAGAAATGATCGAAAAAGCGGATAAGAGACGTTCGGAATACTATAATTATTATAGCTATAAAACGTGGGGAGCAGCAGCTACTTATCATTTGTGCATCGATTCTTCTTCTTTGGGAATTGAAGAGACAGTGCGGTTCATTGAAGAATTTGTAGTAAAGAAACTGCAGCTTGTATGA
- a CDS encoding outer membrane beta-barrel protein has protein sequence MNACKLVGLLLLLLWGHTALYAQQVRTVRGRVQTVEAGSNEKRALPSASIVILAKSDSAFIKGITSDKNGRFILNYQPQKKKKYLLKVSFMGMQSVYRALEDSVSVNIGTVVLKDDDIQISEVTITGKLQEVVMEGDTTVINAAAFKTPEGAYLEDLVKRVPGLVYNKKDNSLTYNGQPISEINVNGEAFFSGDKKTALENLPADLISKLKVYDKKSKEEEFTGISSGEKKYVLDLQTKDELNKTWLTNATVGYGNNQKKDFEGQVNYFSKDGDNLSFIAQSTNRYQNSTYKDNINNSVGMNMTHKFGKKFSLTGSVNYNLNRNGNLSSIYQEQYLPAGNQYSASTNESNSKGRSISSNFMGSWEVDKRTRIHFTGNLGISPNRNENSSQNASFDAPPGINHESLFDDFESIPRDIKVNRSENRSRSENQSNRYSWMMSIMRRLNEKGTTLALNILNSDSWGDNESFSLSKTTYFRLEDKLGNDSVLFRNQYLKSPQKNNSWRVGITFAQPIGKKMHFRVAYNWDTNYERDNRDTYELSSLTKSEVFGELPPDYEAGYVDSLSNRSHSRTNGHNLDVGLNYSDDTWMFNASLGMTPQKRAIERKMGKLYADTTMHTIDFQPMIWVNWKKKEARITFNYSGRTRQPSLSDLMPLTDNSNPLYITRGNPDLKQMFSHSVRVSFQHSKKGISANIGGQMEQNSVTQVVLYDAKTGGRETSPININGNWNVYGSANWWKRLGHFSLRLDMNGNHSNRVSMINEDKSLEPKKSTTRDTGLGCDANVSYQPTWGGIDFSTFWNYQYSLNSINDNGTYTRNYSFRLEGYVDLPFGLQLRTDGAYSFRNGTNIRKGEDDQMLWNASASWRFLKKKEAELSAYWADILGKRKSFGRTTSSDGFYEFRNQEIKGYFIVTFKYNFRLMM, from the coding sequence ATGAACGCTTGTAAGTTAGTGGGATTGCTTTTGCTGCTACTTTGGGGACATACTGCTCTGTATGCTCAACAAGTGAGAACTGTGCGAGGAAGAGTGCAGACAGTGGAAGCCGGCAGTAATGAGAAGCGGGCATTACCATCTGCCAGCATTGTTATTTTGGCGAAAAGTGATTCTGCCTTTATCAAGGGAATAACAAGTGATAAGAATGGGCGTTTCATTCTTAATTATCAACCGCAGAAGAAAAAGAAATACCTGTTGAAGGTCTCTTTTATGGGAATGCAATCTGTATACCGGGCACTGGAAGACTCTGTATCGGTGAATATCGGTACAGTGGTATTGAAAGATGATGATATTCAGATTAGTGAAGTGACGATAACGGGAAAATTGCAGGAAGTAGTGATGGAGGGAGATACTACGGTTATCAATGCTGCCGCTTTTAAAACTCCTGAAGGAGCTTATCTGGAAGATTTAGTGAAGCGTGTTCCCGGATTGGTATATAATAAGAAAGATAATTCGTTGACATACAACGGACAGCCCATCAGTGAAATCAATGTAAATGGCGAAGCTTTTTTCTCCGGAGATAAAAAGACGGCACTCGAAAATCTTCCGGCAGACCTGATTAGTAAGTTGAAAGTATATGATAAGAAATCGAAAGAAGAGGAGTTCACCGGAATTAGTTCAGGAGAAAAGAAATATGTACTCGACTTGCAGACTAAGGATGAATTGAATAAAACCTGGCTGACAAATGCAACGGTAGGATACGGGAATAACCAGAAGAAGGATTTCGAGGGGCAAGTGAATTATTTTAGTAAAGACGGAGATAATCTTTCTTTTATCGCACAGTCTACCAACAGATACCAGAATAGTACGTACAAGGATAATATCAACAATTCGGTAGGAATGAATATGACTCATAAATTCGGTAAGAAATTCTCCCTGACCGGAAGTGTGAACTATAATTTGAACCGGAACGGAAATCTTTCTTCCATTTATCAGGAACAGTATTTGCCGGCAGGTAATCAATACTCTGCGTCTACTAACGAAAGTAACTCTAAGGGGCGGTCGATTAGTTCTAACTTCATGGGAAGCTGGGAAGTAGATAAACGTACACGTATACATTTTACCGGTAATTTAGGAATCTCTCCTAATAGGAATGAAAACAGTAGCCAGAATGCATCTTTTGATGCTCCTCCCGGCATAAATCATGAGAGCTTGTTTGATGACTTTGAATCTATTCCCCGGGATATAAAAGTGAATCGTAGCGAGAACCGGTCGCGTTCGGAGAATCAGTCGAACCGTTATAGCTGGATGATGAGTATTATGAGACGTCTGAATGAAAAAGGTACAACGCTGGCATTGAATATCCTGAACTCGGATTCGTGGGGAGATAATGAAAGTTTTTCGCTTTCTAAAACTACTTATTTCCGTCTTGAAGATAAATTGGGAAATGATTCGGTGCTTTTTCGTAACCAGTATTTGAAGTCGCCTCAAAAAAATAATTCATGGAGAGTCGGGATTACCTTTGCCCAGCCTATTGGTAAGAAGATGCATTTCCGGGTAGCATATAACTGGGATACTAACTATGAACGTGATAATCGTGATACGTATGAATTATCTTCTCTGACGAAGTCGGAAGTTTTTGGTGAACTGCCTCCCGACTATGAAGCAGGGTATGTGGATAGTTTGAGTAATCGGAGTCATAGTCGTACGAATGGCCATAATCTGGATGTGGGGCTTAATTACTCTGATGATACCTGGATGTTTAATGCCTCATTAGGGATGACTCCGCAAAAACGTGCCATTGAACGGAAAATGGGAAAGCTCTATGCGGACACTACCATGCATACTATCGACTTTCAGCCTATGATATGGGTGAATTGGAAAAAGAAAGAGGCCCGGATCACTTTCAATTATAGTGGTAGAACCCGGCAACCCTCCTTATCAGATTTAATGCCGCTGACGGATAACAGTAATCCGTTGTATATCACCCGGGGAAATCCGGATTTGAAACAGATGTTTTCTCATAGTGTCCGTGTGAGCTTTCAACATTCAAAAAAAGGTATATCTGCGAATATCGGCGGGCAGATGGAACAGAACAGTGTGACGCAGGTAGTGCTATATGATGCAAAAACCGGTGGACGTGAGACATCTCCTATTAATATTAACGGAAACTGGAATGTATATGGAAGTGCCAACTGGTGGAAGCGTCTGGGACATTTTTCCTTGCGGTTGGATATGAACGGTAATCATAGCAATCGTGTCAGTATGATTAATGAAGACAAGAGCCTCGAACCGAAGAAAAGTACGACACGTGATACCGGATTGGGGTGTGACGCGAATGTATCTTATCAGCCCACCTGGGGAGGTATTGATTTCTCTACTTTCTGGAATTATCAGTATTCGCTTAATTCTATCAATGATAACGGTACCTATACGCGTAATTATAGTTTTCGTCTTGAGGGGTACGTTGATCTTCCTTTTGGCTTGCAATTACGGACTGACGGGGCTTATTCTTTCCGTAATGGTACGAATATCCGTAAAGGCGAAGATGACCAGATGTTGTGGAATGCAAGTGCCAGCTGGCGGTTCTTGAAAAAGAAAGAAGCGGAACTGTCTGCTTATTGGGCGGATATTCTCGGAAAGAGGAAAAGTTTCGGCCGTACGACTTCTTCTGATGGTTTTTATGAGTTCCGTAACCAGGAAATAAAAGGATATTTCATAGTCACTTTCAAATATAACTTTCGTTTGATGATGTGA
- the cobT gene encoding nicotinate-nucleotide--dimethylbenzimidazole phosphoribosyltransferase, which translates to MKTFHIQKPDEAIKEALIDKINNLTKPKGSLGRLEEIALQIGLIQQSLSPRLTHPQNIIFAADHGIVEEKVSPSPKEVTWQQISNFLHGGAGINFLCRQHGFTLKIVDAGVDYDLPYEKGIINMKVGRGTRNFLYEAAMMPEEMELCLERGAQCVDASHQEGCNVISFGEMGIGNTSSSSLWMTCFTGIPLDQCVGAGSGLNHQGINHKYEVLKRSLEQYPGEHSAEEILCRFGGYEMVMAVGAMLKAAELGMVILIDGFIMTNCILAASRLYPEVMSYAIFGHQGDESGHKLLLDYLGARPLLNLGLRLGEGSGSVCAYPIVDSAVKMLNEMDSFAHASITKYF; encoded by the coding sequence ATGAAAACATTTCATATTCAAAAGCCAGATGAAGCTATCAAAGAAGCTCTGATTGACAAAATCAATAATCTGACCAAGCCTAAAGGATCGCTTGGAAGACTGGAAGAAATTGCTTTGCAAATCGGACTGATCCAACAATCCCTTTCTCCACGATTAACTCATCCTCAAAATATAATCTTTGCCGCGGATCATGGCATCGTAGAAGAAAAAGTCAGCCCATCTCCTAAAGAAGTAACCTGGCAACAAATCAGCAACTTTCTTCATGGGGGAGCAGGGATCAATTTCCTGTGCCGACAGCACGGTTTCACTCTTAAAATTGTAGACGCAGGAGTCGATTATGATTTACCTTATGAAAAAGGTATCATTAACATGAAAGTCGGAAGAGGAACACGCAATTTCCTGTACGAAGCAGCCATGATGCCCGAAGAGATGGAACTTTGCCTGGAGCGTGGTGCTCAATGTGTGGATGCTTCTCACCAGGAAGGCTGCAATGTCATTAGTTTCGGTGAAATGGGAATCGGAAATACTTCGTCCTCTTCTCTATGGATGACTTGCTTCACCGGAATCCCATTAGATCAATGTGTAGGTGCAGGAAGCGGACTCAATCACCAGGGAATAAACCACAAATACGAAGTTCTGAAAAGATCTCTCGAACAATATCCGGGAGAGCATTCCGCAGAAGAAATCCTCTGCCGTTTCGGAGGTTACGAAATGGTAATGGCCGTAGGAGCAATGCTCAAAGCTGCCGAACTGGGAATGGTTATTCTAATTGATGGATTTATTATGACCAATTGTATTCTTGCCGCTTCACGCCTTTATCCGGAAGTGATGAGCTATGCCATATTCGGTCATCAGGGAGACGAGAGCGGACATAAGCTATTATTGGACTATCTCGGAGCACGTCCCCTACTCAATCTCGGACTAAGACTTGGAGAAGGAAGCGGTTCCGTTTGTGCCTATCCCATTGTAGATTCTGCTGTGAAAATGCTGAATGAGATGGATTCATTTGCTCATGCTTCCATCACTAAATATTTCTAA
- a CDS encoding adenosylcobinamide-GDP ribazoletransferase, with amino-acid sequence MNQILAALIFFTRLPFWKIKEVPQECFKHVVNYWSFSGWLTGGMMALIFWGASTILPHGVAVILALTSRLLITGALHEDGLADFFDGFGGGTNRESTLRIMKDSHIGSYGVLGLIIYYLFAYNLLVALPLAVTPFLLLSGDTWSKFISSNIINYLPYARKEEDSKSGTVYTRMNFGEIVMSAMGGILPLLLLPPSYWPVCIFPILVFFFICRMMKRRLNGYTGDCCGALFLLSEMSFWLGAVMSIYIK; translated from the coding sequence ATGAACCAGATACTTGCCGCCCTCATATTCTTTACACGATTGCCTTTCTGGAAAATAAAAGAAGTTCCGCAGGAGTGTTTCAAACACGTTGTCAATTATTGGAGTTTCAGTGGCTGGCTGACCGGGGGAATGATGGCATTGATTTTCTGGGGAGCCAGTACTATTTTACCTCACGGAGTAGCCGTGATCCTGGCACTGACTTCACGTTTACTTATCACAGGAGCATTGCATGAGGATGGATTGGCCGATTTCTTCGATGGATTCGGAGGTGGAACGAACAGGGAAAGCACGTTACGCATCATGAAAGATTCCCATATCGGAAGCTATGGAGTTTTGGGATTAATCATCTATTATTTATTTGCTTACAATCTACTGGTCGCACTTCCCTTAGCAGTTACTCCTTTCTTATTACTAAGCGGAGATACCTGGAGTAAATTCATTTCTTCCAATATCATCAATTACCTGCCCTATGCACGTAAAGAAGAAGATAGCAAATCCGGAACAGTATATACAAGAATGAATTTTGGGGAGATCGTAATGTCTGCGATGGGTGGAATACTGCCTCTCCTATTACTTCCTCCAAGCTACTGGCCCGTATGTATATTTCCCATTCTGGTATTCTTCTTTATCTGCCGGATGATGAAACGACGTCTGAACGGATATACCGGAGATTGTTGCGGTGCATTATTTCTCCTAAGCGAAATGAGTTTCTGGCTGGGAGCAGTGATGTCTATCTATATAAAATAA